In a genomic window of Periophthalmus magnuspinnatus isolate fPerMag1 chromosome 3, fPerMag1.2.pri, whole genome shotgun sequence:
- the sv2ba gene encoding synaptic vesicle glycoprotein 2Ba, translating into MEDPYQNNVNQQYTEGGGGEYTYTQQEGGGSGYPYQTDYPPQEEDARSDATEGADDDDQMYEGEYQGIPHPDEIKEARRAARIEARRKARLAAQQEEVEEENLPEQYESIMEDCGHGRFQWMLFVVLGLALMADGVDGFVVGFVMPSAEKDMCISNADKGLLGLLVYVAMMVGALVWGGLCDKMGRRKCLIYVLSIDLVFSFLSCFAQSYGFFLFFRFCSGFGIGGSIPIVYTYFTEFLQMDKRGEHLSWLCMFWMLGGLYASFSAWGIIPHYGWGFAIGSEFQMHSWRLFILVCLFPALAALVGVVFMPESPRFLLENARHDEAWMILRQVHDTNWKAKGEPERVFTVTNIKTPQTQEDEFIEIQSDTGTAFQRWSVRHMTMLQQVMANIMSLSAPELRLQGLFLVIVWFCLAFSYHGLGVWFPDMIKYMQYEEYESKVKVFHRERVERFHFNFSLVNQLHREGEYIHDKFANIEIKSVKFEDSLFENCYFEDIKSTNTFFENCTIKNTVFYNTDLWQEKFKDCRMENTTFLHPKKGCHLNFQEENDIVIYLVSFLGSLAVLPGNIISALFMDKIGRIRIIGGSMLASSACTFLLLLSFSQGAVICWQCLFYGASVAAWNGLEVISVELYPSAKRGTAFGILNGICKFAAIIASFIFAAFIGVTKIIPILMAFSALVCGGLLALKLPETREKILS; encoded by the exons ATGGAAGACCCATATCAAAATAATGTCAACCAGCAATACACAGAGGGTGGAGGTGGAGAATACACCTACACGCAACAAGAAGGGGGTGGCAGCGGCTACCCCTACCAGACAGACTACCCACCTCAAGAGGAGGATGCAAGGAGCGATGCCACAGAGGGTGCAGACGACGATGACCAGATGTATGAAGGAGAGTACCAGGGCATCCCGCACCCTGACGAGATCAAGGAAGCCAGGAGAGCAGCCAGGATAGAGGCCCGGAGGAAAGCTCGTTTGGCAGCtcagcaggaggaggtggaggaggagaaccTGCCAGAGCAGTACGAGAGCATCATGGAGGACTGTGGACATGGGCGCTTCCAGTGGATGCTGTTTGTGGTCCTGGGACTAGCTCTGATGGCAGATGGGGTGGATGGCTTTGTGGTGGGCTTTGTCATGCCCAGTGCTGAGAAGGACATGTGTATATCCAACGCTGACAAAGGGCTGCTAG GTCTCCTGGTGTATGTGGCCATGATGGTTGGAGCACTGGTGTGGGGAGGTCTATGTGACAAAATGGGAAGGAGAAagtgtctgatctatgttctgtCCATCGACCTggtcttctctttcctctcatgtTTTGCTCAGAGCTACggcttcttcctcttcttcaggTTCTGCTCAGGGTTTGG CATTGGGGGCTCTATTCCCATCGTGTACACCTACTTCACTGAGTTCCTTCAGATGGACAAGCGAGGAGAACATCTGAGCTGGCTCTGCATGTTCTGGATGCTGGGAGGCTTGTATGCTTCATTCAGTGCCTGGGGCATCATCCCTCACTATG GTTGGGGATTCGCTATCGGCTCAGAGTTCCAGATGCACAGTTGGCGTTTGTTCATCCTGGTGTGTCTGTTCCCTGCTCTGGCTGCTCTGGTCGGAGTGGTATTCATGCCAGAGAGCCCCCGGTTCCTCCTGGAG AATGCTCGGCATGATGAGGCATGGATGATTCTGCGCCAGGTTCATGACACTAACTGGAAAGCAAAGGGAGAGCCTGAGAGAGTCTTCACT GTGACAAACATCAAGACTCCTCAAACTCAGGAGGATGAGTTCATCGAGATTCAGAGTGACACAGGGACAGCCTTCCAGCGCTGGTCTGTGCGGCACATGACCATGTTGCAGCAG GTGATGGCCAACATCATGTCCCTGTCCGCCCCTGAGCTCAGACTGCAGGGCCTCTTCTTGGTTATCGTGTGGTTTTGTTTGGCTTTCAG CTACCATGGCCTTGGGGTGTGGTTCCCTGATATGATCAAGTACATGCAGTATGAGGAGTACGAGTCCAAAGTGAAGGTCTTTCACAGAGAGCGAGTAGAGCGTTTCCACTTCAACTTCTCTTTAGTTAATCAACTGCACCGTGAAGGAGAGTACATTCATGACAA GTTTGCAAACATTGAAATTAAATCTGTGAAGTTTGAGGACTCTCTGTTTGAGAACTGCTACTTCGAGGACATCAAGTCAACAAACACTTTCTTTGAAAACTGcaccattaaaaacacagtattctACAACACAG ACCTCTGGCAGGAGAAATTTAAAGACTGTCGAATGGAGAACACTACTTTTCTCCATCCAAAGAAAGGCTGTCATCTCAACTTTCAGGAGGAAAATGACATTGTCATCTATTTGGTCAGCTTCCTGGGAAGCTTAGCGGTGTTGCCTGGCAACATCATATCAGCCCTGTTCATGGACAAGATAGGAAGGATTCGAATAATAG gtgGTTCTATGCTGGCGTCTTCAGCTTGCACCTTCCTCCTGCTGCTCAGCTTCAGTCAGGGTGCTGTAATATGTTGGCAGTGTCTGTTCTACGGAGCCAGTGTGGCAGCATGGAATGGATTAGAGGTCATTTCTGTAGAGCTGTACCCCTCTGCAAAAAG AGGGACAGCTTTTGGTATTCTGAATGGCATCTGTAAGTTTGCAGCCATTATAGCCAGCTTCATCTTTGCAGCATTCATCGGTGTCACTAAGATTATTCCCATCCTCATGGCCTTCTCTGCTCTCGTCTGTGGTGGTCTGTTGGCTCTGAAGCTGCCTGAAACCAGGGAGAAAATCCTCTCTTAG
- the mespba gene encoding mesoderm posterior ba: protein MDTSSVLDYSLQYQWCSDSDMSSLSSPSLSPVSSMDSSLSPSYRQLPQPSTKASDTGYSQKSKSVSKVGRARTTRIRSKQRESASEKEKLRMRDLTKALHHLRSFLPPSVAPAGQTLTKIETLRLTIRYISYLSAQLGLSEEVLFQRREQGDMTAHDTTSPDLLSYFQPRPMRTQDSQSLNLNQNLSQNFYLPQPAMVHSGSCSFGMDQYSRGYSEVPQREVRMDSVLQSTPAAQSSYQMYDSGFHLPLVPGDYYA, encoded by the exons ATGGATACCTCGTCTGTTCTGGACTACAGCCTGCAATACCAGTGGTGTTCTGACTCGGATATGTCTAGCCtttcttctccatctctctcccctgtgTCATCTATGGACTCCAGCCTATCGCCCTCTTACCGGCAGCTACCACAGCCATCCACCAAAGCCTCTGACACGGGATACTCTCAGAAATCTAAAAGCGTAAGCAAAGTGGGCCGAGCCAGGACAACCAGGATCCGTTCCAAGCAAAGGGAGAGCGCCAGTGAGAAGGAGAAGTTGAGAATGAGAGACTTGACTAAGGCGCTTCATCACCTCCGGTCATTCTTGCCACCTTCAGTAGCCCCTGCTGGGCAGACTCTGACCAAGATCGAGACCCTCCGCCTCACAATTCGCTACATCTCCTACCTGTCCGCTCAATTGGGCCTGAGCGAAGAGGTGCTGTTCCAGAGAAGGGAGCAAGGAGACATGACCGCCCACGACACAACCTCACCGGATCTCCTCAGCTACTTCCAACCTAGACCTATGAGAACACAGGACAGTCAGAGTCTTAACCTGAATCAAAACTTAAGCCAGAACTTCTACTTACCACAACCTGCAATGGTGCATTCTGGGAGTTGTAGTTTTGGGATGGATCAGTACAGCAGAGGGTACAGTGAAGTTCCACAGAGGGAAGTCAGAATGGACAGTGTTCTTCAGTCAACTCCAGCAGCACAGTCATCCTATCAG atgtaTGACAGTGGATTCCACCTCCCTTTGGTTCCCGGAGATTACTACGCCtga